A single window of Mugil cephalus isolate CIBA_MC_2020 chromosome 1, CIBA_Mcephalus_1.1, whole genome shotgun sequence DNA harbors:
- the LOC124998799 gene encoding uncharacterized protein LOC124998799 has product MENTVAEVGIEFNRNTTPAEIPPASDVVQTLVNAVNNPNITLNITIQANTIQVLDTNAITNATTTAAPTTSTTTAEAVTIRRVTFRSPRETFTNDLLNPSSQAFINRANLLKSNLEPFYQRAFSSFRFLTVVSFSNGSIINNMDLTFRSTSVPNNTQIATVLIDASSNITAFTIDTNSIFVDGAVASSGVSHMISSITASCLVLLSWLLSCQ; this is encoded by the exons ATGGAGAACACTGTTGCAGAGGTGGGAATCGAATTCAACAGAAATACCACACCTGCAGAAATCCCACCAGCTTCTGATGTTGTACAAACCTTAGTAAATGCAGTGAATAATCCCAACATTACGCTCAACATCACTATTCAAGCCAACACTATCCAAGTACTTG ATACAAATGCAATTACCAATGCcacaacaactgcagctccCACAACATCCACCACAACTGCTGAGGCAGTTACAATAAGGCGGGTGACTTTCAGATCTCCTAGAGAGACCTTTACAAATGATTTGCTGAATCCCTCATCTCAAGCATTTATCAATCGGGCTAATCTGCTCAAGTCAAAT ctggaaCCTTTCTACCAAAGAGCATTTTCATCATTCCGCTTCTTGACTGTGGTATCATTCAG TAACGGatcaatcatcaacaacatggACCTCACGTTCAGATCCACATCTGTTCCTAACAACACTCAGATAGCCACAGTTTTGATCGATGCATCTTCCAACATCACAGCCTTTACCATTGACACCAACTCTATTTTTGTGGATGGTGCAG TAGCGTCAAGTGGAGTGAGCCACATGATCAGTTCCATCACTGCATCCTGTCTGGTGTTGCTGTCATGGCTACTGTCATGCCAGTGA
- the LOC125010120 gene encoding mucin-2-like, producing TTTTEPLTTTTTTEPPTTTTTTTTTEPPTTTTEPPTTTTTTEPPTTTTTTEPPTTTTEPPTTTTTTAPPTTTTTTEPPTTTTTTVPPTTTTTTEPPTTTTTTTTEPSTTTTEPPTTTTTTAPPTTTTTTEPPTTTTTTEPPTTTTTTTTTEPPTTTTEPPTTTTTTTTTEPPTTTTTTEPTTTTEPPTTTTTTTTTEPPTTTTEPPITTTTTEPPTTTTTTEPPTTTTTTTTTEPPTTTTTTEPSTTTTTTTTTTTTEPPTTTTTTEPPTTTTTTTTTEPPTTTTTTEPPTTTTTTTTTEPPTTTTTTEQPTTTTTTEPPTTTTTTEPPTTTTTTEQPTTTTEPPTTTTTTEPPTTTTTTAPPTTTTTTEQPTTTTTTEPPLEPFFRNRFSSSFNSLDVVSFSYNNHYNDPFNYCSNHPSTNIDNHSTNNNDHSTIYNDNHNTKYNHNHPINYNYTKYNYNHRTNYNHNHSTNYNYKHPTNNNNHHPTDYNHDHPAYDKYSTNYNHDHPSNDNNNHPTNDNNNHPTNYNQDHPTYNNNNYSTNYDHDHLTYDNHNYSTNYNHDHPAYDNNNHSINFNPNNHSTNHNHPTNYNHDHPTYDNNNYSTNYNHNHLTYCCKCNYQCHNNCSSHTATVLYNPSYKYCHYIDNLYHNC from the exons acaacaaccacagagccacttacaacaacaacgaccacagaaccacctacaacaacaacgaccacaacaaccacagaaccacctacaacgaccacagagccacctacaacaacaacgaccacagaaccacctacaacaacaacaaccacagaaccacctacaacgaccacagaaccacctacaacaacaacgaccacagcaccacctacaacaacaacgactacAGAAccccctacaacaacaacgaccacagtgccacctacaacaacaacgaccacagaaccacctacaacaacgaccacaacaaccacagaaccttctacaacgaccacagaaccacctacaacaacaaccaccacagcgccacctacaacaacaacaaccacagagccacctacaacaacaacgaccacagaaccacctacaacaacaacaaccacaacaaccacagaaccacctacaacgaccacagaaccacctacaacaacaacgaccacaacaaccacagagccacctacaacaacaacgaccacagagcc aacaacgacgacagaaccacctacaacaacaacgaccacaacaaccacagaaccacctacaacaaccacagaaccacctataacaacaacgaccacagagccacctacaacaacaacgaccacagaaccacctacaacaacaacgaccacaacaaccacagagccaccgacaacaacaacgaccacagagccatctacaacaacaacaaccacaacaaccacaacaaccacagagccacctacaacaacaacgaccacagaaccacctacaacaacaacgaccacaacaaccacagagccaccgacaacaacaacgaccacagaaccacctacaacaacaacaaccacaacaaccacagaaccacctacaaccacaacaaccacagaacaacctacaacaacaacgaccacagagccacctacaacaacaacgaccacagaaccacctacaaccacaacaaccacagaacaacctacaacgaccacagagccacctacaacaacaacgaccacagaaccacctacaacaacaaccaccacagcgccacctacaacaacaacgaccacagagcaacctacaacaacaacgacgacagaaccacct cttgAACCCTTCTTCCGAAAtcggttttcttcttctttcaactCCTTGGATGTTGTGTCTTTCAG CTACAACAACCACTACAATGACCCCTTCAACTACTGCAGCAACCACCCCAGCACCAACATCGACAACCACAGCAcaaacaacaacgaccacagcaccatcTACAATGACAACCACAACACTAAGTACAACCACAACCACCCCATCAACTACAACTACACCAAGTACAACTACAACCAccgcaccaactacaaccacaaccacagcaccaactacaattACAAACACCCCACCAACAACAATAACCACCATCCCACCGACTACAACCATGACCACCCCGCCTACGACAAgtacagcaccaactacaaccacgaccACCCctccaacgacaacaacaaccaccccaccaacgacaacaacaaccaccccaccaactacaaccaagACCAccccacctacaacaacaacaactacagcaccaactacGACCACGACCACCTCACctacgacaaccacaactacagcaccaactacaaccacgaccACCCCGCctacgacaacaacaaccacagtatCAACTTCAACCCCAACAACcactccaccaaccacaaccaccccaccaactacaaccacgaccACCCCACCtacgacaacaacaactacagcaccaactacaaccacaaccacctcacct ACTGCTGCAAATGCAATTACCAATGCcacaacaactgcagctccCACACAGCCACAGTCCTCTACAACCCCAGTTACAAGTATTGTCACTACATCGACAACCTCTACCACAACTGCTGA